The Thermanaerovibrio acidaminovorans DSM 6589 genome contains a region encoding:
- the topA gene encoding type I DNA topoisomerase, whose translation MAARSKSAPEAKAPKTAKGSKATGKGSRASGTRSPKVGPVETLVVVESPTKAKSLSKMLGPGYAVEASLGHVMDLPKVRLGVDVENGFEPEYIQVRGKGPVIKRLKELARGASRVLLASDPDREGEAIAWHLATLLGVPLDSPCRVRIHEITPSGISAALQEVEGIDMNKVYAQQARRVLDRLVGYRLSPLLWAKVQRGLSAGRVQSVALRLVCEREDEIDSFVPEEYWLVEVQAEAEGGRSYLLKLDKEAGKPVRLKDQADARRVEALVRSSPLQVSSFRSRDGLRRPMPPFKTSTLQQEASRRLGYGPRRTMRIAQSLFEGVEIPGRGPVGLITYMRTDSLRISDEAISAMRGHIASRFGPMYLPERPNHFAQKGRSQDAHEAIRPTDVTLEPDAIREYLSSEQYRLYDLIWRRALASQMADARVRTNTLEARCGELTFKCSGVEVTFQGWGAVWPLGVKDTEVPAASEGEDLRPLQVRLEQKFTQPPGRYTEAGLIKALEEKGIGRPSTYATIVETLSDRGYVVRDDDKKLSPTKLGRVVNAFLVTHFPDVVQVDFTARMEDQLDRVESGEIQWREPIGDFYGPFESRLQEVAASAQRMTVPPELAGEDCPQCGRPLLIRRGRYGEFIGCSGYPECDFTKRKETSTGVPCPKCGQGTVVARKASKGKGKGRTFYGCSRYPECDYVSWSKPKGDGTVSEVRDEV comes from the coding sequence ATGGCGGCCCGATCGAAGTCCGCCCCGGAGGCCAAGGCCCCCAAGACGGCCAAGGGGAGCAAGGCCACCGGCAAGGGTAGCAGGGCCTCCGGGACCCGGTCCCCCAAGGTGGGTCCCGTGGAGACCCTGGTGGTGGTGGAGTCCCCCACCAAGGCCAAGAGCTTGAGCAAGATGCTGGGGCCCGGCTACGCGGTGGAGGCCAGCCTGGGGCACGTGATGGACCTTCCCAAGGTGAGGCTGGGGGTGGACGTGGAGAACGGTTTCGAGCCCGAGTACATCCAGGTCAGGGGCAAGGGGCCGGTGATAAAGCGCCTCAAGGAGCTGGCCAGGGGGGCCAGCCGGGTTCTCCTGGCCTCGGACCCGGACCGGGAGGGGGAGGCCATAGCCTGGCATCTGGCCACCCTCCTGGGGGTACCCCTGGACTCCCCCTGCAGGGTCCGGATCCACGAGATAACCCCCTCGGGGATCTCCGCCGCCCTTCAGGAGGTGGAGGGCATAGACATGAACAAGGTCTACGCCCAGCAGGCCCGGCGGGTCCTGGACAGGCTGGTGGGCTACCGGCTGAGCCCCCTCCTCTGGGCCAAGGTCCAGCGGGGGCTCAGCGCCGGGAGGGTCCAGTCGGTGGCGTTGCGGCTGGTGTGCGAGCGGGAGGACGAGATAGACTCCTTCGTGCCCGAGGAGTACTGGCTGGTGGAGGTCCAAGCGGAGGCGGAGGGGGGCAGGTCCTACCTGCTCAAGCTGGACAAGGAGGCGGGTAAGCCCGTAAGGCTAAAGGACCAGGCGGATGCCCGGCGGGTGGAGGCCCTGGTTAGGTCCAGCCCCCTCCAGGTGTCCTCCTTCCGGAGCCGGGATGGCCTGAGGCGTCCCATGCCCCCCTTCAAGACCAGCACCCTCCAGCAGGAGGCCTCCCGGCGCCTGGGCTACGGCCCCAGGAGGACCATGCGGATCGCCCAGTCCCTCTTCGAGGGGGTGGAGATCCCCGGTCGGGGCCCGGTGGGGCTCATAACCTACATGAGGACCGACAGCCTCCGGATCTCCGACGAGGCCATATCCGCCATGAGGGGCCACATAGCCTCCCGGTTCGGCCCCATGTACCTGCCCGAGAGGCCCAACCACTTTGCCCAGAAGGGCAGGAGCCAGGACGCCCACGAGGCCATCCGCCCCACGGACGTGACCCTGGAGCCCGACGCCATAAGGGAGTACCTGTCCAGCGAGCAGTACCGGCTCTACGACCTGATCTGGCGCCGAGCCCTGGCGAGCCAGATGGCGGACGCCCGGGTGAGGACCAACACCCTGGAGGCCCGATGCGGGGAGCTCACCTTCAAGTGCTCCGGGGTGGAGGTCACCTTCCAGGGCTGGGGGGCCGTGTGGCCCCTTGGGGTCAAGGACACCGAGGTGCCCGCCGCCTCCGAGGGGGAGGATCTGAGGCCCCTCCAGGTGAGGCTGGAGCAGAAGTTCACCCAGCCGCCGGGGAGGTACACCGAGGCGGGGCTCATAAAGGCCCTGGAGGAGAAGGGCATAGGGCGCCCCTCCACCTACGCCACCATAGTGGAGACCCTCTCCGACCGGGGCTACGTGGTTCGGGACGACGACAAGAAGCTCTCCCCCACCAAGCTGGGGCGGGTGGTGAACGCCTTCCTGGTGACCCACTTCCCCGACGTGGTCCAGGTGGACTTCACCGCCAGGATGGAGGACCAGCTGGACCGGGTGGAGTCCGGCGAGATCCAGTGGAGGGAGCCCATAGGGGATTTCTATGGTCCCTTCGAGTCCAGGCTCCAGGAGGTGGCCGCCAGCGCCCAGCGGATGACGGTCCCCCCGGAGCTTGCCGGCGAGGACTGCCCCCAGTGCGGCCGGCCCCTCCTGATCCGCCGGGGCCGGTACGGGGAGTTCATCGGGTGCAGCGGCTACCCGGAGTGCGACTTCACCAAACGGAAGGAGACCTCCACCGGGGTCCCCTGTCCCAAGTGCGGCCAGGGGACCGTGGTGGCCCGGAAGGCTTCCAAGGGAAAGGGTAAGGGCCGGACCTTCTACGGCTGCTCCAGGTACCCGGAGTGCGACTACGTGTCTTGGAGCAAGCCCAAGGGGGACGGGACGGTTTCGGAGGTGCGGGATGAGGTTTGA
- the dprA gene encoding DNA-processing protein DprA, whose amino-acid sequence MDLASKEAVLCLNRLFEGRAGAALVRWARMGRLPREVISGPAALEEAGFPRGGWSRVEEAMRTGWARRELDRASSMGIGVLALGEEGYPESLLELSDPPAALYVRGTRGIPLRPQGAVSVVGTRRASTYGLKVAMAVGERCAGSSLWTVSGGAMGIDGAAHQGALSKGGLTCAVLGNGVDVVFPADHRELFELVARDGCLVSEYPLGTKGSQWRFPMRNRIIAALSARLVVVEAPERSGALITASRALDLGREVWAVPGKIGEAQCRGSNLLIYDGAMPLVDLDLLFPPGEDRGSSRQVDPLEGAILQVMASEGDWTVDKLALECKIGAADLLSRLAILEARGLVYRSSPGRYSLSPGAGA is encoded by the coding sequence ATGGATCTGGCGTCCAAGGAGGCGGTGCTTTGCCTCAACAGGCTCTTCGAGGGCCGCGCCGGTGCCGCGTTGGTCCGGTGGGCCCGGATGGGGCGCCTTCCCCGGGAGGTGATCTCCGGCCCCGCTGCCCTGGAGGAGGCGGGGTTTCCCAGGGGTGGCTGGTCCCGGGTGGAGGAGGCCATGAGGACCGGCTGGGCCCGTCGGGAGCTGGACCGGGCCTCGTCCATGGGGATCGGGGTCCTGGCCCTGGGGGAGGAGGGCTACCCGGAATCCCTCCTGGAGCTGTCAGATCCGCCGGCGGCCCTGTACGTGAGGGGCACCAGGGGTATCCCCCTGAGGCCTCAGGGGGCGGTGAGCGTGGTGGGAACCCGGCGGGCCAGCACCTATGGCCTCAAGGTGGCCATGGCGGTGGGGGAGAGGTGCGCCGGGTCATCCCTATGGACGGTGAGCGGCGGCGCCATGGGGATCGACGGGGCAGCCCACCAGGGGGCCCTCTCCAAGGGGGGACTCACCTGCGCCGTGCTGGGGAACGGGGTGGACGTGGTCTTCCCGGCGGATCACCGGGAGCTGTTTGAGCTGGTGGCCCGGGATGGGTGCCTGGTCAGCGAGTACCCCCTGGGGACCAAGGGCAGCCAGTGGCGCTTCCCCATGAGGAACCGGATCATCGCCGCCCTCTCCGCCAGGCTGGTGGTGGTGGAGGCGCCGGAGAGGAGCGGGGCCTTGATAACCGCGTCCAGGGCGCTGGACCTGGGGCGAGAGGTCTGGGCGGTGCCCGGCAAGATCGGGGAGGCCCAGTGCAGGGGTTCCAACCTGCTCATATACGACGGGGCCATGCCCCTGGTGGACCTGGATCTCCTGTTTCCCCCCGGGGAGGATAGGGGGAGCTCCCGGCAGGTGGATCCCCTGGAGGGGGCCATCCTCCAGGTCATGGCCTCCGAAGGGGATTGGACGGTTGACAAGTTGGCCCTTGAATGTAAAATCGGCGCCGCCGACCTGTTGAGTCGCCTGGCGATCCTGGAGGCGAGGGGGCTGGTGTACCGCTCGTCTCCCGGCAGGTACAGCCTGTCTCCCGGCGCTGGGGCGTGA
- a CDS encoding YifB family Mg chelatase-like AAA ATPase: MSRSMGVTLRGIEAVPVEVEVQVTGGLFAINVVGLPDASVREARERVRGALKSLGVSLRGRVTVNLAPAEVPKEGALLDLPMALAMMDASGMSLPLEGSLFIGELSLDGRLRPVRGAIPAAVLAARLGLPLILPAESAREAAMVREARVFGASTLSQVVSHLKGERVLEQAVSPEVEDPGGDVPVDLRDVRGQAAAKRALEVAAAGHHNLLMVGPPGSGKTMLARALKGLLPPLDDREMIEVLSVHSVAGLPVRSCRERPFRPVHPTASTVAICGGGSSLRPGEVSLAHRGVLFLDELPEFQRDVLEALRGPLEDGVIRVSRASGTVEYPARVLLVCSANPCPCGYLGDPEGRCRCSLGDVRRYRRRISGPILDRMDMRLEVPRVPAAELIDAPSGGEDSRMVRSRVLAARRIQADRWGPLGYLCNSEVPEGILRRHVRLTGDAKEILKGAIGAFRLSGRGLSRVIRLSRTVADLEGSPSVEGRHVGEALSYRSLEEVG, from the coding sequence TTGAGCCGGTCCATGGGGGTTACCTTGCGGGGCATAGAGGCGGTGCCGGTGGAGGTGGAGGTGCAGGTCACCGGGGGCCTCTTCGCCATCAACGTGGTGGGGTTGCCGGACGCATCGGTCCGGGAGGCCCGGGAGAGGGTAAGGGGGGCGTTGAAGAGCCTTGGGGTATCCTTGAGGGGGCGGGTGACGGTGAACCTGGCCCCGGCTGAGGTCCCCAAGGAGGGGGCCCTGCTGGATCTCCCCATGGCGCTGGCCATGATGGACGCCTCGGGGATGTCCCTCCCCCTGGAGGGATCCCTGTTCATCGGGGAGCTCTCCCTGGACGGGCGGCTGCGCCCCGTCAGGGGGGCCATACCGGCGGCGGTGCTGGCCGCAAGGCTGGGGCTACCGCTGATCCTGCCCGCCGAGAGCGCCCGGGAGGCCGCCATGGTGAGGGAGGCCCGGGTGTTCGGCGCCTCCACCCTCTCCCAGGTGGTATCCCATCTCAAGGGGGAGCGGGTCCTGGAGCAGGCGGTGAGCCCCGAAGTGGAGGATCCCGGAGGGGATGTCCCGGTGGACCTGAGGGACGTTCGGGGCCAGGCGGCGGCCAAGCGGGCCCTGGAGGTGGCGGCGGCGGGGCATCACAACCTGCTGATGGTGGGGCCCCCGGGCTCCGGCAAGACCATGCTGGCCCGGGCCCTCAAGGGTCTCCTGCCCCCCCTGGACGATCGGGAGATGATAGAGGTCCTATCGGTGCACAGCGTGGCGGGCCTGCCGGTGCGCAGTTGCAGGGAGAGACCCTTCAGGCCCGTCCACCCCACCGCCAGCACGGTGGCCATCTGCGGCGGAGGCTCGTCCCTTAGGCCCGGGGAGGTTAGCCTAGCCCATCGGGGGGTGCTCTTCCTGGACGAGCTGCCGGAGTTCCAGCGGGACGTGCTGGAGGCCCTCCGGGGCCCACTGGAGGACGGGGTCATCCGGGTGAGCCGGGCGTCCGGCACGGTGGAGTACCCCGCCCGGGTCCTGCTGGTATGTTCCGCCAACCCCTGTCCATGCGGGTACCTGGGGGATCCGGAGGGCCGGTGCCGTTGCAGCCTGGGGGACGTGAGGCGCTACCGGCGCAGGATATCGGGCCCCATCCTGGATAGGATGGACATGCGGCTCGAGGTGCCCCGGGTGCCGGCGGCGGAGCTCATCGACGCCCCCTCAGGCGGGGAGGACTCCCGGATGGTGAGGAGTCGGGTCCTGGCGGCCCGGAGGATCCAGGCGGACCGGTGGGGACCCCTGGGCTACCTGTGCAACTCCGAGGTGCCCGAGGGGATCCTGAGGAGGCACGTGAGGCTCACCGGGGATGCCAAGGAGATCCTGAAGGGGGCCATAGGGGCCTTCCGCCTCAGCGGCAGGGGCCTCAGCCGGGTGATACGCCTCTCCAGGACCGTGGCGGACCTGGAGGGATCCCCGTCGGTGGAGGGGCGCCACGTGGGGGAGGCCCTCTCCTACCGTAGCTTGGAGGAGGTGGGCTGA
- a CDS encoding YraN family protein, with protein sequence MEARNLARGALGEEMAVRHLIRMGWRILGRNVRYPFGEIDIVAHDGTELVFVEVRLRGPGPQRAAETVGPAKLRKLIRACRAFAESRGYDGPFRIDLLAIDQGPCGYRVELIRDVTGG encoded by the coding sequence GTGGAGGCTAGGAACCTGGCCCGGGGTGCCCTGGGGGAGGAGATGGCGGTCCGGCACCTGATCAGGATGGGCTGGAGGATACTGGGCCGGAACGTCCGCTACCCCTTCGGGGAGATAGACATAGTGGCCCACGACGGCACGGAGCTGGTCTTCGTGGAGGTGCGCCTCCGGGGGCCCGGCCCCCAGAGGGCGGCGGAGACCGTGGGCCCCGCCAAGCTGAGGAAGCTCATCCGGGCCTGCAGAGCCTTCGCGGAGTCCCGGGGCTACGACGGCCCCTTCAGGATAGACCTGCTGGCCATCGACCAGGGGCCCTGCGGGTACCGGGTGGAGCTGATAAGGGACGTCACCGGGGGGTGA
- a CDS encoding EscU/YscU/HrcU family type III secretion system export apparatus switch protein — protein MSGGSSPKRRGQRKAAALRYDEERDRAPVVMASGRGHVAERILEVAREASVPIVEDAALVGALLALEVGEEIPPELYGAVAKVLAFVMEVERRARGGG, from the coding sequence ATGTCCGGTGGATCCAGCCCCAAGCGCCGGGGCCAGAGGAAGGCGGCGGCCCTACGGTACGACGAGGAGCGGGACCGGGCGCCGGTGGTGATGGCCTCCGGCCGGGGTCACGTGGCGGAGAGGATCCTGGAGGTGGCCCGGGAGGCCAGCGTGCCCATCGTGGAGGACGCGGCCCTGGTGGGGGCCCTGCTGGCCTTGGAGGTGGGGGAGGAGATCCCGCCGGAGCTCTACGGGGCGGTGGCCAAGGTGCTGGCCTTCGTCATGGAGGTGGAGAGGAGGGCCAGGGGTGGAGGCTAG
- a CDS encoding flagellar hook-length control protein FliK produces MTGYDVGGVRSGGVGRDLGPSAPQPVSPGREVRGLKDGQEVEGLVLRSEDSMVQVRVGTSTLWARSSVPLFPGQRFRAIWDSSGDVPVLRLRQEDLQLLSRFPLRDRPLAQALILRGLPTDGDSILALRQAWMSLGGGEADLSAAVELFARGVPINRESVDLMGWYMALSPGQALALWRRIRDRLKSSKGRSLEEITRDDPEASRFLKAHRWAMRPVRWPLQGEGFLCPAFWPVGDQGPMARVVFSEGREGDRRAFSVFFDVEDLQVGRTDGTVTLIGPLLGVEIRCDRPEGVELMRRHSDKLMDDLSSGGVSVSHLSVSLRRRRAAEGPRPIDVEA; encoded by the coding sequence ATGACGGGCTACGACGTGGGGGGTGTGAGATCCGGGGGGGTAGGCAGGGATCTGGGCCCATCGGCCCCCCAGCCGGTATCCCCCGGGAGGGAGGTAAGGGGCCTCAAGGACGGCCAGGAGGTGGAGGGGCTGGTGCTCCGCTCCGAGGACTCCATGGTGCAGGTGCGGGTGGGCACCTCCACCCTCTGGGCCAGGTCGTCGGTGCCCCTCTTCCCGGGACAGCGCTTCCGGGCCATCTGGGACTCCTCCGGGGACGTGCCGGTGCTGCGACTGAGGCAGGAGGACCTGCAGCTCCTCTCCCGGTTCCCCTTGAGGGATCGCCCCCTTGCCCAGGCACTGATCCTGCGGGGCCTCCCCACCGACGGGGACTCCATCCTGGCCTTGAGGCAGGCTTGGATGTCCTTAGGGGGCGGGGAGGCGGACCTGTCCGCCGCGGTGGAGCTCTTCGCCCGGGGGGTGCCCATCAACCGGGAGTCGGTGGACCTGATGGGCTGGTACATGGCCCTCAGCCCCGGCCAGGCACTGGCCCTGTGGAGGAGGATCCGGGATAGGCTAAAATCCTCCAAGGGACGGTCCCTGGAGGAGATCACCCGGGACGACCCGGAGGCGAGCCGGTTCCTAAAGGCCCACCGCTGGGCCATGCGGCCGGTCCGGTGGCCCCTCCAGGGGGAGGGGTTTCTGTGTCCCGCCTTCTGGCCCGTGGGGGATCAGGGGCCCATGGCCCGGGTGGTCTTCTCTGAGGGGCGGGAGGGGGATAGGCGGGCCTTCTCGGTCTTCTTCGACGTGGAGGACCTGCAGGTTGGCAGGACCGATGGGACCGTGACCCTGATAGGCCCCCTGCTGGGGGTGGAGATCCGATGCGATCGGCCGGAGGGGGTGGAGCTGATGAGGAGACACTCCGACAAGCTGATGGATGACCTGTCATCCGGGGGGGTCTCGGTGTCGCACCTGTCCGTCTCCCTGAGGCGGCGTAGGGCGGCGGAGGGGCCTCGCCCCATAGACGTGGAGGCCTGA
- a CDS encoding ribonuclease HII has protein sequence MTVAGVDEAGRGPLAGPVVAAAAVLTRDQARELMALGLKDSKALSPRRREALFEAIRSLNVQWRAQAASWGRIDRTHVLKASLWAMGMAVMALPVRPQLVLVDGSVPIEGLRIPQRCVVKGDSKVPSIMAASVIAKVLRDRVMLALDRLYPQYRFASHKGYPTEEHRRILSQLGPSPVHRRSFSFRRI, from the coding sequence ATGACGGTGGCGGGGGTTGACGAGGCGGGCAGGGGGCCCCTGGCGGGGCCGGTGGTGGCCGCTGCGGCGGTGCTGACCCGAGATCAGGCCCGGGAGCTGATGGCCCTGGGGCTCAAGGACTCCAAGGCCCTCTCCCCCCGGAGGCGGGAGGCCCTCTTCGAGGCCATCCGCTCCCTGAACGTCCAATGGAGGGCCCAAGCGGCCTCCTGGGGCAGGATAGACCGAACCCATGTGCTAAAGGCCTCCCTTTGGGCCATGGGGATGGCGGTGATGGCCCTTCCGGTGAGGCCCCAGCTGGTCCTGGTGGATGGCTCGGTGCCCATAGAGGGGTTGCGCATACCCCAGCGGTGCGTGGTTAAGGGGGACTCCAAGGTGCCGTCGATAATGGCCGCATCGGTGATAGCCAAGGTGCTTAGGGATCGGGTCATGTTAGCCCTGGACCGGCTCTACCCCCAGTACCGCTTCGCCTCCCACAAGGGCTACCCCACGGAGGAGCACCGGAGGATCCTGTCCCAGCTGGGTCCCTCCCCGGTGCACCGGCGGAGCTTCTCGTTCAGGAGGATCTGA
- a CDS encoding YlqF/YawG family GTPase, whose product MGRTVWYPGHMAKGRRQLEGLLDALDLWIEVRDARAPHLTSSPFMEAVKGLNRWVVLSRADLADPAVTDLWVKHLRSKGVPCWALDARKQAPSAMMRQIRSLAPAHREVRLAVVGVPNVGKSALLNHMIGRSSAKVGSMPGVTRGVSWFRGDGIMIVDSPGVLDPRSGALVHRRLAWLNAVKGAVVSSPVDLAADCLDCLSRLGLLRDIMSHWGVEVEDRPCHEILGAVAERLGKRLKGGVLDLDGAAKAFLEAFASGRLGRVSLEVPGRPLVP is encoded by the coding sequence ATGGGACGCACCGTATGGTACCCGGGCCACATGGCCAAGGGAAGGCGTCAGCTGGAGGGGCTTCTGGACGCCCTGGACCTCTGGATAGAGGTCCGGGACGCCAGGGCCCCTCACCTCACGTCCTCCCCGTTCATGGAGGCCGTGAAGGGGCTTAACCGGTGGGTGGTGCTCTCCCGGGCGGACCTGGCGGACCCGGCGGTCACCGATCTGTGGGTGAAACACCTGAGATCCAAGGGGGTACCCTGCTGGGCCCTGGACGCCCGGAAGCAGGCCCCGTCGGCCATGATGAGGCAGATCCGGTCCCTGGCCCCCGCCCACCGGGAGGTCCGGCTGGCGGTGGTGGGGGTCCCCAACGTGGGCAAGTCTGCCCTGCTCAACCACATGATAGGCAGGAGCTCCGCCAAGGTGGGGAGCATGCCGGGGGTGACCCGGGGGGTCTCCTGGTTCCGGGGCGACGGGATCATGATCGTGGACTCCCCGGGGGTGCTGGACCCCCGGTCCGGCGCCCTGGTCCACCGCCGGCTGGCCTGGCTCAACGCGGTGAAGGGGGCGGTGGTCTCCTCCCCGGTGGACCTGGCGGCGGACTGCCTGGACTGCCTTTCCCGCCTGGGGCTCCTCCGGGACATCATGTCCCACTGGGGAGTTGAGGTGGAGGACCGACCCTGCCATGAGATCCTGGGGGCGGTGGCGGAGCGGCTAGGCAAGCGCCTCAAGGGCGGCGTGCTGGACCTGGACGGGGCCGCCAAGGCCTTCCTGGAGGCCTTCGCCTCCGGCAGGCTGGGCCGGGTGAGCCTGGAGGTGCCCGGGAGGCCCCTGGTTCCATGA
- the lepB gene encoding signal peptidase I, translated as MAKPWWREGAETLFWALVLALILRTFVIQAFWIPSGSMEPTLEPGDRVLVLKFWYHLPNVAPKRGDMVVFKYPVDPRRDFVKRIIGLPGDMVEIRGGNVFVNGIGLSEPYVVNPDDFDMTPTKVPEGNYFCMGDNRPNSQDSRYWGFVPKSMIRGPVVFRYWPLSRLGVPR; from the coding sequence ATGGCTAAACCGTGGTGGAGGGAGGGGGCGGAGACCCTCTTCTGGGCGTTAGTGCTGGCGCTGATCCTGAGGACCTTCGTCATCCAGGCCTTCTGGATACCCAGCGGCTCCATGGAGCCCACCCTGGAGCCTGGGGATCGGGTCCTGGTGCTCAAGTTCTGGTACCATCTGCCCAACGTGGCCCCCAAGCGGGGGGACATGGTGGTCTTCAAGTATCCGGTGGACCCCAGGCGGGACTTCGTGAAGCGCATAATAGGCCTCCCGGGGGACATGGTGGAGATCCGGGGAGGCAACGTTTTCGTCAACGGCATAGGCCTGTCGGAGCCCTACGTGGTGAACCCCGACGACTTCGACATGACGCCCACCAAGGTTCCGGAGGGCAACTACTTCTGCATGGGGGACAACCGCCCCAATTCCCAGGACAGCCGCTACTGGGGGTTCGTGCCCAAGAGCATGATCCGTGGTCCGGTGGTCTTCCGCTACTGGCCCCTGAGCCGGCTGGGGGTGCCCAGGTAG
- a CDS encoding sulfide-dependent adenosine diphosphate thiazole synthase: MSLELDERRISAVIVRRFMDRLLDSMDLDVAIVGGGPAGLVAGHNLAREGFKVAMFERKLSLGGGMWGGGMMFNQIVVQEEGAQVLREFGVRVLDEGEGYYSADSVEAVSTLISSATRAGLRVFNCVTAEDVTMREDRVVGLVITWTPVEMAGLHVDPLAIRSRFVIDATGHDINVVRVVERKVPGKLMTPTGRAEGEKSLWSHRAEELTLENTREVFPGLYVAGMSANATFGGPRMGPIFGGMLLSGRKAAQLVSRALRGQGGRG; encoded by the coding sequence GTGAGCTTGGAGCTGGACGAGCGGAGGATATCGGCGGTGATCGTAAGGAGGTTCATGGACAGGCTGCTGGACTCCATGGACCTGGACGTGGCAATAGTGGGGGGAGGTCCCGCCGGCCTGGTGGCGGGTCACAACCTGGCCCGGGAGGGGTTCAAGGTGGCCATGTTCGAGCGGAAGCTGTCCCTGGGGGGAGGCATGTGGGGGGGCGGCATGATGTTCAACCAGATAGTGGTCCAGGAGGAGGGGGCCCAGGTGCTCCGGGAGTTCGGGGTCCGGGTCCTGGACGAGGGGGAGGGCTACTACTCCGCCGACTCGGTGGAGGCGGTGAGCACCCTCATCTCCTCCGCCACCCGGGCGGGGCTGAGGGTCTTCAACTGCGTCACCGCCGAGGACGTGACCATGCGGGAGGACCGGGTGGTGGGCCTCGTTATCACCTGGACCCCGGTGGAGATGGCGGGGCTTCACGTGGACCCCTTGGCGATCCGGAGCCGGTTTGTAATAGACGCCACCGGACACGACATAAACGTGGTCCGGGTGGTGGAGCGCAAGGTGCCCGGCAAGCTCATGACCCCCACGGGCCGGGCGGAGGGGGAGAAGTCCCTCTGGAGCCACCGGGCGGAGGAGCTGACGCTGGAGAACACCCGGGAGGTGTTCCCGGGGCTCTACGTGGCGGGCATGTCCGCCAACGCCACCTTCGGCGGTCCCCGGATGGGCCCCATCTTCGGGGGCATGCTCCTGTCGGGGCGCAAGGCGGCCCAGCTGGTCTCCCGGGCGCTGAGGGGCCAGGGTGGTCGAGGATGA
- the thiC gene encoding phosphomethylpyrimidine synthase ThiC has protein sequence MTLIDRAREGVMDPIFQRACAGEDVGPEELARLVAEGLAVIPYNPSRGCARPVGIGQGLRTKVNANIGTSKDQSSVQMELRKLKAAVGNGAHAVMDLSTGDDAGEVLQAVLSHSPVPVGTVPIYHGAVMCRLSGRPVVDMTEDEMFQAVELHGRMGVDFVTVHTGLTRQALSHLVDQGRLTDIVSRGGSIMAAWMIHHDRENPFARDFGRLLEIARRYQMTLSLGDGMRPGSGHDATDRAQVAELLELGRQVGACREAGVQVMVEGPGHVPLGQIGANVQLQKRLCQGAPFYVLGPLVTDSAAGYDHLVGAIGGAVAASFGADFLCYVTPKEHLGFPDEEDVAEGVRASVVAAHVGDLEKGIRSAVRRDMEVSRARRAMDWDAQREAALFPWKFDRVTGMSSQGCAMCGPLCAMRIAQEALGSWKKV, from the coding sequence ATGACCCTGATTGACAGGGCCCGGGAGGGGGTCATGGACCCCATCTTCCAGAGGGCCTGCGCTGGTGAGGACGTGGGGCCCGAGGAGCTGGCCCGGCTGGTGGCGGAGGGGCTGGCGGTGATCCCCTACAACCCATCGAGGGGTTGCGCGAGGCCCGTGGGGATCGGCCAGGGGCTTAGGACCAAGGTGAACGCCAACATAGGCACCTCAAAAGATCAGAGCTCGGTCCAGATGGAGCTTCGGAAGCTCAAGGCGGCGGTGGGCAACGGGGCCCACGCGGTGATGGACTTGAGCACCGGGGACGACGCGGGGGAGGTCCTCCAGGCGGTGCTCTCCCATTCCCCGGTGCCGGTGGGAACCGTGCCCATATACCACGGGGCGGTCATGTGCCGGCTCTCCGGCAGGCCTGTGGTGGACATGACCGAGGACGAGATGTTCCAGGCGGTGGAGCTCCACGGGAGGATGGGGGTGGACTTCGTCACGGTGCACACCGGTCTAACCCGCCAGGCCCTGTCGCACCTGGTGGACCAGGGGCGCCTCACCGACATAGTGAGCCGCGGGGGCTCCATCATGGCCGCCTGGATGATCCACCACGACCGGGAGAACCCCTTCGCCCGGGACTTCGGCCGGCTACTGGAGATAGCCCGGCGGTACCAGATGACCCTGAGCTTAGGCGACGGGATGAGGCCCGGATCGGGGCACGACGCCACCGACCGGGCCCAGGTGGCGGAGCTACTGGAGCTGGGACGCCAGGTGGGGGCCTGCCGGGAGGCGGGGGTCCAGGTGATGGTGGAGGGCCCCGGTCACGTGCCCCTGGGGCAGATAGGGGCCAACGTGCAGCTTCAGAAGAGGCTCTGTCAGGGGGCCCCGTTCTACGTGCTGGGTCCCCTGGTGACCGACTCAGCGGCGGGCTACGACCACCTGGTGGGGGCCATAGGGGGTGCGGTGGCCGCCTCCTTCGGGGCGGACTTCCTCTGCTACGTGACCCCCAAGGAGCACCTGGGGTTCCCCGACGAGGAGGACGTGGCGGAGGGAGTCAGGGCCTCGGTGGTGGCGGCCCACGTGGGGGACCTGGAGAAGGGGATCCGCTCCGCGGTCCGACGGGACATGGAGGTGTCCCGGGCCAGGAGGGCCATGGACTGGGACGCCCAGAGGGAGGCGGCCCTGTTCCCCTGGAAGTTCGACCGGGTGACCGGCATGTCCAGCCAGGGCTGCGCCATGTGCGGCCCCCTCTGCGCCATGAGGATCGCCCAGGAGGCCCTGGGATCTTGGAAAAAGGTCTGA